In Flavobacterium sp. CS20, a single window of DNA contains:
- a CDS encoding CocE/NonD family hydrolase gives MRYFKAFSFSILFLLNISILVAQDNYVEQNYTKTEVDIPMRDGINLHTTIYSPKDTSQDFPILMQRTPYSSRPYGKGEFKKRIGPNEHLMKEGYIVVYQDVRGRWMSEGVYDNMRAYIPNKKGKQIDEASDTYDTIEWLVNNVENNNGKVGVWGISYPGFYSTYSLLSNHPALTAVSPQAPIGDFYFDDFHHNGAYLLSYWLATTVFGYMKDEPTDKAWYADKFPNIGTQDQYQFFLENMPLSKLDKFYGEDNVFWQQLKEHPNYDEFWQSRGIIQHLDEIDIQPAVMTVGGLFDAEDLYGPLHTYSEIEKHNDFYNIFVFGPWSHGQWASTRKRQAVGNVYFGDDISNNYQKDIETPFFNYFLKDKGNVDELSEAQIFDTGKKEWNAYQVWPPQNTTEKTFFLGENQSLTSTANPKFKNTFVSDPKKPVPYSEDIKVVFTPRKYMTDDQRFAARRPDVLVYETAVLEEDMKFVGDIIANLNVSTTETATDWVVKVIDVFPADAKDTEEVQDHLKMSNYHMMVRSEVMRGRFRNSFEKPEPFQPNKKTQVNIELQDINHTFKKGHKLQIQIQSSWFPLIDMNPQTYVDNIFKAKTEDFQKQTHTVFGDSKLVFYEVK, from the coding sequence ATGCGATATTTTAAAGCTTTTTCGTTTTCAATTCTTTTTCTTTTAAACATTTCTATCCTTGTAGCTCAAGATAATTATGTTGAACAAAATTATACAAAAACTGAAGTCGATATTCCGATGCGAGATGGCATAAATTTGCATACCACAATTTATTCCCCAAAAGATACGTCGCAAGATTTTCCTATTTTGATGCAACGCACACCTTACAGTTCAAGACCTTATGGCAAAGGTGAATTCAAAAAACGCATCGGTCCCAATGAACATCTAATGAAAGAAGGCTACATCGTTGTATATCAAGATGTGCGTGGCCGTTGGATGAGTGAAGGTGTTTATGACAATATGCGTGCTTATATTCCTAATAAAAAAGGCAAACAAATCGACGAAGCCAGCGATACTTACGACACCATAGAATGGCTCGTCAATAATGTAGAAAACAACAATGGTAAAGTCGGCGTTTGGGGAATTTCCTATCCTGGGTTTTACTCCACTTACAGCTTGTTATCCAATCACCCAGCTTTGACTGCGGTTTCTCCACAAGCACCAATTGGTGATTTTTATTTTGATGATTTTCATCACAACGGCGCTTATCTTTTAAGCTATTGGTTAGCCACAACCGTTTTTGGATATATGAAAGACGAGCCAACTGACAAGGCTTGGTATGCCGATAAATTTCCAAATATTGGCACTCAAGATCAATACCAATTTTTCTTAGAAAATATGCCCTTGAGTAAACTCGATAAATTTTATGGCGAAGACAATGTGTTTTGGCAACAACTGAAAGAGCATCCAAATTATGACGAGTTTTGGCAATCGCGTGGTATTATCCAACATCTTGATGAAATTGATATTCAACCTGCTGTAATGACTGTTGGTGGGTTGTTTGATGCTGAAGATTTATACGGACCATTACACACCTATTCCGAAATTGAAAAACACAACGACTTTTATAATATTTTTGTGTTTGGTCCTTGGAGCCATGGACAATGGGCAAGTACAAGAAAAAGACAAGCCGTTGGTAATGTCTATTTTGGTGATGATATTTCAAATAATTACCAAAAGGACATTGAAACGCCGTTTTTCAACTACTTTTTAAAAGATAAAGGTAACGTAGATGAATTGTCTGAAGCCCAAATATTTGATACAGGCAAAAAAGAATGGAACGCCTATCAAGTTTGGCCTCCACAAAACACAACCGAAAAAACATTCTTTTTAGGCGAAAACCAAAGTTTAACATCAACGGCAAATCCCAAGTTCAAAAACACTTTTGTGAGTGATCCTAAAAAACCCGTTCCCTATTCAGAAGATATCAAGGTAGTTTTTACACCAAGAAAATATATGACAGACGATCAGCGATTTGCTGCACGCCGACCTGATGTTTTGGTGTATGAAACAGCAGTTTTAGAAGAAGATATGAAGTTTGTAGGCGATATCATTGCTAACTTGAATGTTTCAACTACAGAAACCGCGACCGATTGGGTTGTCAAAGTGATTGATGTTTTTCCTGCCGATGCCAAAGACACGGAAGAAGTACAAGACCATTTAAAAATGAGTAATTACCATATGATGGTCAGAAGTGAAGTGATGCGTGGTCGTTTCAGAAACAGTTTTGAAAAACCAGAACCCTTTCAACCGAACAAAAAGACTCAAGTTAATATCGAATTACAGGACATCAACCACACCTTTAAAAAAGGGCACAAACTTCAAATTCAAATTCAAAGTTCATGGTTTCCATTAATCGATATGAATCCGCAGACTTATGTAGATAATATCTTTAAAGCCAAAACAGAAGATTTTCAAAAGCAAACGCATACGGTTTTTGGGGATTCTAAGCTTGTGTTTTATGAGGTGAAATGA
- the msrA gene encoding peptide-methionine (S)-S-oxide reductase MsrA: MTDAIFANGCFWCTEAVFQRLKGVKKVRSGFTGGDIKNPAYREVVMGNTGHAEAIHIEYDESIIDYEVLLYVFFSTHDPTTLNRQGYDIGTQYRSAIFYTSEQQKQIAERLIQQLNSKTFDNKIVTELKPASEFYEATPEHQDFYNQNTEYRYCQLVIEPKLKVLRDKFSPYLKS, encoded by the coding sequence ATGACAGACGCTATATTTGCTAATGGATGTTTTTGGTGCACGGAAGCTGTATTTCAACGGCTTAAAGGTGTTAAAAAAGTTCGCTCTGGTTTTACTGGTGGCGATATTAAAAATCCTGCCTATCGTGAAGTAGTGATGGGCAATACAGGTCATGCAGAAGCTATTCATATAGAATATGATGAAAGCATCATTGATTACGAAGTTTTGCTCTATGTCTTCTTTTCTACACACGACCCAACTACATTAAATCGTCAAGGTTACGATATTGGCACGCAATACCGCAGTGCAATTTTTTATACAAGTGAACAACAAAAACAAATCGCTGAACGTCTTATACAACAACTCAATTCAAAAACCTTTGATAATAAAATTGTTACAGAACTCAAACCTGCGTCAGAATTTTATGAAGCCACTCCAGAACATCAAGATTTTTACAATCAAAACACAGAATATCGCTACTGCCAATTAGTTATTGAACCTAAATTAAAAGTGCTAAGAGATAAATTTTCACCCTACTTAAAATCGTAG
- the uvrB gene encoding excinuclease ABC subunit UvrB, producing the protein MKFNLKSDFKPTGDQPQAIAQLTQGLQANERYQTLLGVTGSGKTFTMTNVIENVQKPTLVLAHNKTLATQLYNEFKEFFPDNAVEYFVSYYDYYQPEAFIPSSNTYIEKDLSINEEIEKLRLSTTSSLLSGRRDVLVVASVSCLYGIGNPLEFQKNVITIEVDQEISRTELLKRLVQSLYSRTTAEFTRGNFRIKGDTVDVFPGYADIAYRIHFFGDEIEEIEAFDVQSHEILERYERLNIYPANIFVTSPERLNSAIDQIALDLGKQIEFFKHQGKPLEAKRIEERTNFDLEMIKELGYCSGIENYSRYLDGRSPGSRPFCLLDYFPDDYLMMVDESHETIPQVGAMFGGDRSRKENLVEYGFRLPARMDNRPLKLEEFEALQNQVVYVSATPADYELQKTEGVYVEQVIRPTGLLDPTIEVRPSENQIDDLIEEIHVRVEKDQRVLVTTLTKRMAEELTKYLSRVDIKTRYIHSDIDTLERVEIMTDLRKGIFDVLVGVNLLREGLDLPEVSLVAILDADKEGFLRSNRTLTQTIGRAARHLEGKAIMYADKITDSMQKTIDQTEYRREKQMAFNRKHNITPQALKKSLKSVLYKEKVLQNDPVETEESLKVAEEEMQYMSKKDLKKQMTKTRKNMEHATKELDFMQAAKYRDQLKVLEKQLQTNE; encoded by the coding sequence ATGAAATTCAATCTTAAATCCGATTTTAAACCCACAGGCGATCAACCACAAGCCATTGCTCAACTGACTCAAGGTTTGCAGGCTAATGAACGCTATCAAACCCTTTTGGGTGTAACGGGCTCTGGCAAAACTTTTACCATGACTAATGTGATAGAGAATGTTCAAAAACCAACTTTAGTTCTGGCACATAATAAAACTTTGGCTACTCAACTCTACAACGAGTTTAAAGAATTTTTTCCTGACAATGCAGTGGAATATTTTGTGTCTTATTACGATTATTATCAACCCGAGGCTTTTATTCCATCATCCAACACTTATATTGAAAAGGATTTATCCATTAATGAAGAAATAGAAAAATTGCGATTAAGCACGACCTCATCTTTATTGTCAGGTCGTCGAGATGTGTTGGTGGTGGCTTCGGTAAGTTGTTTGTATGGTATTGGAAATCCTTTAGAGTTTCAAAAAAATGTCATCACTATAGAAGTTGACCAAGAAATTTCAAGAACCGAATTATTAAAACGCTTGGTGCAGAGTTTGTATTCGCGAACAACAGCAGAATTTACCCGAGGAAATTTTAGAATCAAAGGCGACACCGTTGACGTCTTTCCAGGTTATGCAGATATTGCTTATCGCATTCATTTTTTTGGTGATGAAATAGAAGAAATAGAAGCTTTTGATGTGCAATCTCACGAGATTTTAGAACGCTATGAACGCTTGAATATCTATCCAGCTAATATTTTTGTAACCTCACCAGAAAGACTAAATTCGGCTATTGACCAAATTGCTTTAGACTTGGGCAAGCAAATTGAATTCTTTAAACATCAAGGCAAACCGCTTGAAGCCAAACGAATTGAAGAACGCACCAATTTTGATTTAGAAATGATTAAAGAACTCGGCTATTGCTCAGGCATTGAAAACTACTCACGCTATCTTGACGGTAGAAGTCCAGGCTCACGACCGTTCTGTTTACTCGATTATTTTCCTGATGATTATTTAATGATGGTAGATGAAAGTCACGAGACCATTCCACAGGTTGGTGCCATGTTTGGCGGTGACCGTTCTCGAAAAGAAAACTTAGTAGAATACGGTTTTAGATTGCCAGCAAGAATGGATAATCGACCTTTAAAACTTGAAGAATTTGAAGCCTTGCAAAACCAAGTGGTTTATGTAAGTGCTACGCCAGCAGATTATGAGTTGCAAAAAACCGAAGGCGTCTATGTTGAGCAAGTGATTCGACCTACAGGTTTATTGGATCCGACTATTGAAGTGCGACCGAGTGAAAATCAAATTGATGATTTGATTGAAGAAATTCACGTTCGTGTAGAAAAAGACCAAAGGGTTTTAGTCACAACCTTAACCAAACGAATGGCAGAAGAATTGACCAAATATTTGAGTCGAGTGGATATCAAAACCCGCTATATCCATTCTGATATTGACACTTTAGAACGTGTAGAAATTATGACGGATTTGCGAAAAGGAATTTTTGATGTTTTGGTTGGTGTAAATTTGTTGCGTGAAGGTTTAGATTTACCAGAAGTTTCACTTGTTGCCATTCTCGATGCTGATAAAGAAGGTTTTTTGAGAAGTAATCGAACGTTGACGCAAACCATCGGTCGTGCAGCTCGACATCTTGAAGGTAAAGCTATTATGTATGCTGACAAAATCACGGACAGTATGCAAAAAACCATTGATCAAACCGAATATCGTCGTGAAAAACAAATGGCGTTTAACCGAAAACACAACATCACACCTCAAGCCTTAAAGAAGTCCTTAAAGTCAGTTTTGTATAAAGAAAAAGTGTTGCAAAACGACCCTGTAGAAACCGAAGAAAGTCTTAAAGTCGCTGAAGAAGAAATGCAATATATGAGCAAAAAAGACCTTAAAAAGCAAATGACTAAAACCCGAAAAAATATGGAACACGCGACTAAAGAATTAGACTTTATGCAAGCTGCAAAATATCGAGATCAGTTGAAAGTTTTGGAGAAGCAGTTGCAGACCAATGAATAA
- a CDS encoding patatin-like phospholipase family protein: protein MNNRIGLTLSGGGIRGIAHLGVLQYLDELNIKPSIISATSAGSLVGVFYLAGFSPEEIFDISKTEKFFNRNSLLIRNGGLFSPEVFSNIAKKYIPHDTIEKLNIPIYITATDLTNAKLVVFLEGSIAFAVKSSCCVPLVFQPVEYNGSFLTDGGLLNNLPVDLIETKCDKVIGVNVNSISKMEGKVSYQRITERTIQIVINKNAEDKKNKCDVYIAPPGMEKYKIFDFKKMDEIYQIGYTCAKDYKDELLKL, encoded by the coding sequence ATGAACAACAGAATTGGACTTACATTATCTGGAGGTGGAATCAGAGGGATTGCACATTTAGGCGTGTTGCAATATTTAGATGAGCTAAACATTAAACCGTCTATAATTTCAGCTACAAGTGCAGGATCACTTGTCGGCGTTTTTTATCTTGCAGGTTTTAGTCCAGAAGAAATATTTGATATAAGCAAAACCGAAAAATTTTTTAATCGCAATAGTTTGTTGATTCGCAATGGAGGTTTGTTTTCTCCAGAAGTGTTCTCAAACATTGCTAAAAAGTACATCCCTCATGATACAATTGAGAAATTAAACATTCCCATATATATTACAGCAACAGATCTTACCAATGCAAAATTGGTGGTGTTTTTAGAAGGCTCTATTGCCTTTGCGGTCAAATCTTCTTGTTGTGTCCCTTTGGTTTTTCAACCCGTTGAATACAATGGTTCTTTCCTTACAGATGGTGGTTTGTTAAACAACCTGCCCGTAGATTTGATAGAAACTAAATGTGACAAAGTAATAGGAGTAAATGTCAATTCCATTTCAAAAATGGAAGGAAAAGTAAGTTATCAAAGAATTACTGAACGTACCATTCAAATAGTAATAAATAAAAATGCCGAAGATAAAAAAAACAAGTGCGATGTGTATATAGCTCCACCAGGAATGGAGAAATATAAAATTTTTGACTTTAAAAAAATGGATGAAATTTATCAAATAGGATACACCTGTGCCAAAGATTATAAAGATGAATTATTAAAATTATAA
- a CDS encoding IS110 family transposase has product MDKNSKIFGVDISKDYFDVVDQDNNHSQYGNDARGFSKFLEHLTSEDLVVMEATGYYHYRLAQFLSQHSIVCSVVNPLSVKRFIQMKLAKTKTDKSDAKAICEYAQVNTVPVYSHVDETQAECLQLFSLLDIYQKQLTAIKNKQQGEEALGRPSKAVYHSLNRVRKNLQKEINHLEEQLLKLVKLDQQEQLTLLKSIPGMGVKTALFLIVITGGFEKFETASQLCCYAGITPTHRTSGSSVRGKSRISKVGNKKLRYLLFLCAFSACKYNPVCKALYDRLVEKGKSKKLALLAVENKLLKQAFAIVKSKKPFDAEHRSVLKK; this is encoded by the coding sequence ATGGATAAAAATAGTAAAATTTTCGGAGTAGACATTAGTAAAGATTATTTTGATGTAGTAGATCAAGATAACAATCATAGCCAGTATGGTAATGATGCCCGAGGGTTTTCAAAGTTTCTAGAGCATCTTACTTCAGAAGACCTTGTAGTGATGGAAGCGACAGGTTATTACCATTACCGTCTTGCCCAGTTTTTATCACAACATTCCATTGTCTGCTCAGTTGTCAATCCTCTGTCAGTAAAACGTTTCATTCAAATGAAATTAGCAAAAACAAAGACAGATAAATCAGATGCAAAAGCCATTTGTGAGTACGCACAAGTTAACACTGTTCCTGTTTACAGTCATGTAGATGAAACACAAGCAGAGTGTCTTCAGCTCTTTAGTTTGTTAGATATTTACCAGAAACAGTTGACAGCAATAAAGAACAAACAACAGGGAGAGGAAGCTTTAGGTAGACCATCAAAAGCTGTATATCACTCACTAAACAGAGTGAGAAAAAATCTTCAGAAAGAAATAAATCATTTAGAGGAACAGCTTTTAAAGTTAGTAAAGTTAGATCAGCAGGAACAATTGACATTATTAAAAAGTATACCAGGAATGGGGGTAAAGACAGCTTTGTTTTTAATAGTTATAACAGGTGGTTTTGAGAAATTTGAGACTGCTTCCCAACTGTGCTGTTATGCAGGAATAACACCAACGCATCGTACTTCAGGGAGTAGTGTTAGAGGTAAGAGTAGAATTAGTAAGGTAGGAAATAAAAAACTAAGATATTTATTATTTTTATGTGCTTTTTCAGCATGTAAATACAATCCGGTCTGCAAAGCACTCTACGACAGATTGGTAGAAAAAGGAAAGAGTAAGAAGTTAGCACTATTAGCTGTGGAAAATAAACTTTTAAAACAAGCTTTTGCTATTGTTAAGTCAAAAAAACCTTTCGATGCGGAGCATCGGTCAGTTTTAAAAAAATAA
- a CDS encoding type II toxin-antitoxin system VapC family toxin gives MRKLRLYFDTSVFGGVYDVEFQEETEMLFEMVKNGEIICVYSDLCEFELENAPETVKEHFLSLDKNQTEFVEITEEINQLAEEYVKEKVVGQTSIDDCRHIACATIYKVDYLVSWNFKHIVNVFRIRGYNAINIKNGHIQLDIRSPKEIIRNE, from the coding sequence ATGAGAAAATTAAGACTATATTTTGACACTTCTGTTTTTGGTGGAGTTTATGACGTTGAATTTCAAGAAGAAACTGAAATGCTTTTTGAAATGGTTAAAAACGGAGAAATAATCTGTGTTTACTCTGATCTTTGTGAGTTTGAACTTGAGAACGCTCCAGAAACAGTAAAAGAACATTTTTTGAGTCTTGACAAAAATCAAACTGAATTTGTCGAAATAACTGAAGAAATTAATCAACTTGCCGAAGAATACGTGAAAGAAAAAGTTGTTGGACAAACAAGCATTGATGATTGTAGGCATATTGCTTGTGCGACCATATATAAAGTAGACTATTTAGTAAGTTGGAATTTTAAACACATAGTAAATGTTTTCAGAATAAGAGGTTACAATGCAATTAACATCAAAAACGGACACATACAATTAGATATTCGTTCACCTAAAGAAATAATACGAAATGAATAA
- a CDS encoding reverse transcriptase domain-containing protein translates to MVIREELEQIVDKQFSKDSFGYRPNKSAHQAIKQCRENCMKMDWVIDLDIKSFFDEIDHDLMLKALGHFTKEKHIHLYVARWLKAPIQKKDGSIHSRDKGTPQGGVISPLLANIFLHVVFDKWIENNHPEVKFERYADDIIIHCDNFKQALRTLEAVKARFKQCKLQIKDGKSNIVYCKRNQKKHPPFKVHYVTFDFLGFTFKPRMVKGYFGNFHLGFTPSISRKRQKRINQTLFKMKLHRMVHLRLPDLAGIIAEKVRGWINYYGKVRMSELHYVFRFLNMRLAKWVRNKYRRFRRKHWFFAYKWLQETAKHYPNLFVHWQYGFTP, encoded by the coding sequence ATGGTAATAAGAGAAGAATTAGAACAGATTGTAGATAAACAGTTTAGTAAAGATTCTTTTGGCTATCGACCAAACAAATCAGCGCATCAAGCCATAAAGCAATGCAGGGAAAACTGCATGAAAATGGATTGGGTGATAGATTTGGATATCAAGAGTTTTTTTGATGAGATAGACCATGACTTAATGCTTAAAGCATTAGGACATTTTACCAAAGAAAAGCATATTCACTTGTATGTAGCACGTTGGTTAAAGGCTCCAATTCAAAAGAAAGACGGTAGTATTCATTCACGAGACAAAGGCACACCACAAGGAGGTGTTATTAGCCCATTACTGGCAAACATTTTCTTGCATGTTGTTTTTGATAAGTGGATTGAGAACAACCACCCGGAAGTAAAGTTTGAGCGCTATGCTGATGATATTATCATCCATTGCGATAATTTTAAACAAGCCTTGCGGACGTTGGAAGCGGTAAAAGCCCGATTTAAACAGTGCAAATTGCAGATAAAAGACGGCAAGAGCAATATCGTGTATTGCAAACGCAACCAAAAGAAGCATCCACCATTTAAGGTTCATTATGTAACATTCGATTTTCTTGGATTTACATTTAAGCCAAGAATGGTAAAGGGCTATTTTGGGAACTTTCATTTGGGATTTACACCGTCAATCAGTCGTAAACGACAGAAACGCATCAATCAAACTTTGTTTAAGATGAAACTTCATCGTATGGTTCATTTACGCCTGCCAGATTTGGCAGGCATAATAGCAGAAAAAGTACGAGGTTGGATTAACTATTACGGCAAAGTAAGAATGAGTGAATTACATTATGTATTCCGTTTCTTGAACATGCGTCTGGCAAAATGGGTACGCAACAAATATCGGAGATTTAGGCGTAAACACTGGTTTTTTGCCTACAAATGGTTACAGGAAACTGCAAAGCATTATCCTAATCTGTTTGTGCATTGGCAATACGGTTTTACGCCATAG
- a CDS encoding DoxX family membrane protein, protein MKNKILTGLCILLGLMMVNSGLNKFFHYMPMPEMSEEMMQIMNAFMTIKWILPLVAIVEIIGGILIAIPKTRALGSIILLPVIVGIFTHHLVLEMSTIGIALILLGINIWAIVDNWNKYKPIIEN, encoded by the coding sequence ATGAAAAACAAAATTCTAACTGGCTTATGTATCTTACTTGGATTAATGATGGTTAATTCAGGTTTAAACAAATTCTTTCACTATATGCCAATGCCTGAAATGTCTGAAGAAATGATGCAAATTATGAACGCATTTATGACAATTAAATGGATACTTCCATTAGTTGCAATCGTAGAAATCATTGGAGGAATATTAATTGCTATTCCTAAAACAAGAGCTTTGGGGTCAATAATACTTCTTCCTGTAATTGTTGGAATATTTACGCATCATCTCGTTCTCGAAATGTCAACTATTGGAATAGCATTAATTTTATTAGGAATTAATATTTGGGCAATTGTAGATAATTGGAATAAATATAAACCAATTATAGAAAATTAG